A stretch of the Ensifer sp. PDNC004 genome encodes the following:
- a CDS encoding class I SAM-dependent methyltransferase, with protein sequence MTTPLADKIKALIKAHGPISVTDYFSLCLADPEHGYYRVHEPFGKEGDFTTAPEISQLFGEMIGIFLVHAWQQHGKPEGAVLVEIGPGRGTMMADMLRVVRRLAPDLYASAGVHLVETSERLRKVQSETLAAHGHKVEWHTSFETLPQGFLLLAANELFDAIPIRQFVRTAQGFRERMVGLDADDELTFAVGVAGIDPDLLPTPAQGIAEGTIFEIAPARDAVMSALCERLKVSGGTAVIIDYGHMATSYGDTLQAVRDHEYDPPLASPGRADLTSHVDFEQLARRAKTDDVQINGLAHQGDFLVGLGLLERAASLGRDKDALTQETIRQDVERLAGAGAGKMGELFKVLAVSSPPVPLSPFRKPKA encoded by the coding sequence ATGACGACACCACTTGCGGACAAGATCAAGGCGCTGATCAAGGCCCACGGGCCGATCAGCGTCACCGATTATTTCTCGCTTTGCCTGGCGGATCCGGAGCACGGCTACTACCGCGTGCACGAGCCCTTCGGCAAGGAAGGCGACTTCACCACGGCACCGGAAATCAGCCAGCTCTTCGGCGAGATGATCGGCATCTTCCTCGTCCATGCCTGGCAGCAGCACGGCAAGCCCGAGGGTGCAGTACTTGTCGAAATCGGCCCTGGCCGCGGTACGATGATGGCCGACATGCTGCGTGTCGTGCGCCGTCTCGCCCCCGATCTCTACGCCTCCGCCGGCGTGCATCTCGTCGAGACCAGCGAGCGGCTGCGCAAGGTCCAGTCGGAAACGCTCGCCGCCCATGGCCACAAGGTCGAGTGGCACACGAGCTTCGAGACCCTGCCGCAGGGCTTTCTGCTGCTGGCCGCCAACGAGCTTTTCGACGCCATCCCGATCCGGCAATTCGTGCGCACCGCGCAAGGTTTCCGCGAACGCATGGTCGGGCTCGATGCCGATGACGAACTGACCTTTGCCGTCGGCGTTGCCGGCATCGATCCCGATCTCCTTCCGACGCCGGCCCAAGGTATCGCCGAAGGCACGATCTTCGAGATCGCGCCTGCCCGCGACGCAGTCATGTCGGCCCTGTGCGAACGGCTGAAGGTCAGCGGCGGCACCGCCGTGATCATCGACTACGGCCATATGGCCACCAGCTACGGCGATACGCTGCAGGCCGTGCGCGACCACGAATACGATCCGCCGCTGGCCAGCCCCGGCCGCGCCGATCTCACCAGCCACGTCGATTTCGAGCAGCTCGCCCGCCGCGCCAAGACGGACGACGTGCAGATCAACGGTCTTGCCCACCAGGGTGATTTTCTTGTCGGCCTCGGTCTTCTGGAACGCGCCGCATCCCTTGGCCGCGACAAGGATGCGCTGACGCAGGAAACCATCCGCCAGGACGTCGAGAGGCTTGCCGGCGCAGGCGCCGGAAAGATGGGCGAACTGTTCAAGGTCCTGGCCGTCAGCAGCCCGCCGGTTCCGCTCTCGCCCTTCCGCAAACCGAAGGCCTGA
- the lgt gene encoding prolipoprotein diacylglyceryl transferase, whose translation METLATRLAILPFPEIDPVIVQIGPLAIHWYGLAYVAGILLGWFYARRLAMNTALWRDDKPAITLQQLDDFLLWAAGGIVLGGRIGYILFYDLGSVLANPIRALEIWNGGMSFHGGFLGTTLAMILFARKNKIAIWSLFDIVAAVVPIGLFFGRIANFINGELWGRLSSMPWAIVFPTGGPFARHPSQLYEAALEGIVLLAVLAWFIYRRHALKSPGLVTGIFVLGYGLSRIFVEFFREPDAQIGYLVGGWLTMGMLLSLPMALAGIWAIARARRAAA comes from the coding sequence TTGGAAACATTAGCGACCCGCCTCGCCATCCTCCCCTTCCCTGAAATCGATCCCGTCATCGTCCAGATCGGGCCGCTTGCCATCCACTGGTATGGGCTCGCCTATGTGGCGGGCATCCTCCTCGGCTGGTTCTACGCCCGGCGCCTGGCAATGAACACCGCGCTCTGGCGCGACGACAAGCCGGCGATCACGCTGCAGCAACTCGACGACTTCCTGCTGTGGGCAGCCGGCGGCATCGTGCTCGGCGGCCGTATCGGCTACATTCTCTTCTACGATCTTGGCTCCGTGCTCGCCAATCCGATCCGCGCGCTGGAAATCTGGAACGGCGGCATGTCGTTCCATGGCGGCTTCCTCGGCACCACGCTCGCGATGATCCTGTTTGCCCGCAAGAACAAGATCGCCATCTGGAGCCTGTTCGACATCGTCGCCGCCGTCGTCCCGATCGGCCTGTTCTTCGGCCGCATCGCCAACTTCATCAACGGCGAGCTCTGGGGTCGCCTGTCGTCGATGCCCTGGGCGATCGTATTCCCGACCGGCGGTCCGTTCGCCCGCCACCCGAGCCAGCTCTACGAGGCCGCCCTCGAGGGCATCGTCCTGCTCGCCGTGCTTGCCTGGTTCATTTACCGTCGCCACGCTTTGAAGTCGCCAGGGCTCGTTACCGGCATCTTCGTGCTCGGCTATGGCCTGAGCCGCATTTTCGTCGAATTCTTCCGCGAACCGGACGCGCAGATCGGCTATCTTGTCGGTGGCTGGCTGACCATGGGCATGCTTTTGTCATTGCCGATGGCGCTCGCCGGCATCTGGGCCATTGCCCGGGCGCGGCGCGCAGCCGCCTGA
- a CDS encoding accessory factor UbiK family protein yields MSTGTNRMLDDFAKLMTDAAGAAQGVRREVETAFRAQAERALNSLDVVKREEFEMVKEMAIKAREENDALLARIEALEARLVDTGK; encoded by the coding sequence ATGAGCACAGGCACCAACCGCATGCTGGATGACTTCGCCAAGCTGATGACCGATGCTGCGGGCGCCGCCCAGGGCGTGCGCCGCGAGGTTGAAACGGCCTTCCGGGCGCAGGCCGAGCGGGCGCTGAATTCGCTCGACGTCGTCAAGCGCGAAGAGTTCGAGATGGTCAAGGAAATGGCCATCAAGGCGCGCGAGGAAAACGATGCGCTTCTGGCCCGTATTGAGGCTCTTGAAGCGCGTCTCGTCGATACGGGCAAGTAA
- a CDS encoding YbjN domain-containing protein — MSLLEMEVERQSNPVDMIEFVAANNDWSFERSGEDEIAMTVEGKWADYHVSFSWMEEFEALHLACAFDIKVSESRVNEVIRLLSHINGQVLMGHFDLWRQEEVVIFRQSLLLAGGAEPTNQQVEVLLSSALDACESYYQAFQFVVWSGMDAQRAVDAVLFETVGEA; from the coding sequence ATGAGCCTTTTGGAAATGGAAGTCGAGCGCCAATCCAACCCGGTCGATATGATCGAGTTCGTGGCTGCCAATAACGACTGGTCGTTCGAGCGATCCGGCGAAGACGAAATCGCCATGACGGTCGAAGGCAAGTGGGCGGACTACCACGTTTCCTTCTCCTGGATGGAGGAATTCGAGGCGCTGCACCTGGCCTGTGCCTTCGACATCAAGGTGTCGGAAAGCCGGGTCAACGAAGTCATCCGTCTGCTCTCCCATATCAATGGGCAGGTGCTGATGGGCCACTTCGATCTGTGGCGCCAGGAGGAAGTGGTGATCTTCCGCCAGTCGCTGCTGCTCGCCGGCGGTGCCGAGCCCACCAACCAGCAGGTCGAAGTTCTGCTTTCGAGCGCACTCGACGCTTGCGAATCCTATTATCAGGCGTTTCAATTCGTCGTCTGGTCCGGCATGGACGCGCAGCGCGCCGTCGATGCCGTGCTGTTCGAAACGGTTGGAGAAGCCTGA